The genomic region AGGAAGTGGCGCGGATCGGCCGCCCGGTCGCGCAATATCAGCCCTATGAGATCGCCGATCCGTCGCGCGTGCCCTCGCGCGGGCTGGTGATCGTCGCCGCCGGCGTGGCGCTGGCGGTGGTGGTGCTCGCGGTCCTGTGGTTCGCGGTCGGCATGTGGCGGGGCAGTGGCGGCCCCGGCGCCGCGCCGGCCCCGGCGGTGAGCGTCCCGGTTCCCGCCAGCCATGCCTCCGCCACGCCGCAAGCCGGCCCCGGCCATGTCACGCTGACCGCCAGCGACAGCGTGTGGCTGCGCGTCTATGACGCCGACAACAAGACGCTGTACCTCGGCACGATGAAGGCCGGCGACCGCTATGACGTGCCGCCCGACGCCAGGGACCCCAAGATCAACGTCGGCCGCCCGGACAAGCTGACCGTGACGCTGAACGGCTCGGCGCTGCCGCCGCTCGGCGACGGATCGCATCCGATCAAGGACGTGCCGGTCAGCGCCGCCGCGCTCGCCGCGCGCGTATCGGCCGGCAGCAATGCGACGGCGGCTCCCGCGGCCGGGCCCTCCGCCACGCCGTCGCCGCGCGCCTCGGCCACGCCCGCCGCCGCCCGCCCGCCCGCTTTCGCCGATCCGGCTCCAGCCGCGCCGGCCGACGCCGGCAATGCGGCGGCGACCGACGCGCGGGATTGATCGCGATCACGGAATGATGTCTTGGTTGGCTGGAGGGCGCCTTTCGCGCTCCGAGGGATGACGGCGATGCGCAAGTTGGTGTTGTTGGCAGGTGCGGCGATGTGCTGGGCGGTTCCCGCCGCCGCGCAATCGGGGCTGGATGGCCGCGTCGGCAAGCTGGAGAGCGAGATGCGCGCGGTGCAGCGCAAGGTGTTCCCCGGCGGCACGCCCTCGATCGAGCCGCAGATCACCGGCGCGCCCGCGCCGGAGCGCGAGATCGGCGCCCCCGCCACGCCGGTGATCGCCGATCTCACCCAGCGCGTCGGCTCGCTCGAGCAGCAGATGGCCTCGATGACCGGGCAGATCGAGCAGGCGCAATATCGCGTGCGGCAGCTAGAGGAGCAGTTCGCCGCGTACCGCAAGGAAGTCGACGCGCGCTTCAACAGCGCCGGCCCCGCGCCGGGCACCGGCGGCCCGGTGGAGAGCACGGGCGCGACGACGCCCGCCCCGGCGGTGCCCGCGCCCGGCCGCAAGCCCGAAGCCTCCGCTCCCGCGCCCGCCGCCGGCAAGGACCCGGCGC from Sphingomonas sp. CL5.1 harbors:
- a CDS encoding YbgF trimerization domain-containing protein, with the protein product MRKLVLLAGAAMCWAVPAAAQSGLDGRVGKLESEMRAVQRKVFPGGTPSIEPQITGAPAPEREIGAPATPVIADLTQRVGSLEQQMASMTGQIEQAQYRVRQLEEQFAAYRKEVDARFNSAGPAPGTGGPVESTGATTPAPAVPAPGRKPEASAPAPAAGKDPARAKLVAAIEKPSTAQPDEDDYIYGYRLWAAKLYPEAEAQFRKVVADYPRSRRASYAQNLLGRSYLDDGKPSLASIAFYDNYKKMPDGERAPESLYYLGQALMKLNKPADACKVYGELTDVYGAKIDAAMQANIARARVAAKCK
- a CDS encoding helix-turn-helix domain-containing protein produces the protein MTDAAPGEQTTLFPRPVGERLRSAREAQGMSLAEIAARTRVPQRHLEAIENGSYDSLPSPTYAVGFVRAYARTVGEDEVDLARATREEVARIGRPVAQYQPYEIADPSRVPSRGLVIVAAGVALAVVVLAVLWFAVGMWRGSGGPGAAPAPAVSVPVPASHASATPQAGPGHVTLTASDSVWLRVYDADNKTLYLGTMKAGDRYDVPPDARDPKINVGRPDKLTVTLNGSALPPLGDGSHPIKDVPVSAAALAARVSAGSNATAAPAAGPSATPSPRASATPAAARPPAFADPAPAAPADAGNAAATDARD